Proteins from a genomic interval of Zingiber officinale cultivar Zhangliang chromosome 1B, Zo_v1.1, whole genome shotgun sequence:
- the LOC122039594 gene encoding septum-promoting GTP-binding protein 1-like: MPPIGKPLARFEARWNLLFSRLSRAIHKRLFSCTSPNCDDQYRKRKLSHPAKFDTVEDAPDVEVAIESKCSNVEADQDMLALKISLIGDCGIGKTSFATKYVGEEKENKGVKMEELNLMDKIFTTKGGKIAFRIWDIVGDDQHLDDVPIACKDAVSILIMFDLTNRQSLNNVVSWYQRARRWNKKAIPILVGTKFDEFVQLPFEMQWTISNQARTYARAMDSPLFFSSASHNINVNKIFKFIVAKLFNLKWTVERNLTIGEPIIDF; this comes from the exons ATGCCTCCCATCGGCAAGCCTTTGGCACGGTTTGAGGCCCGATGGAACCTTCTTTTTAGTCGCCTCTCCCGTGCGATCCATAAAAGGCTCTTCTCTTGCACATCCCCGAATTGCGATGACCAATACCGAAAAAGGAAACTAAGTCATCCCGCAAAATTTGATACTGTGGAAGATGCCCCCGATGTCGAAGTGGCTATTGAATCAAAGTGCTCCAATGTTGAGGCAGATCAAGATATGTTGGCATTGAAGATTAGCCTCATTGGAGATTGTGGTATCGGAAAAACAAGCTTTGCG ACCAAGTATgtgggagaggagaaggaaaacAAAGGAGTGAAAATGGAAGAGTTAaatctaatggacaagattttcaCAACAAAGGGAGGGAAGATTGCCTTTAGGATTTGGGATATAGTGG GTGACGATCAACATCTTGATGATGTTCCCATTGCTTGTAAAGATGCCGTATCGATTCTCATAATGTTCGATCTCACAAATCGACAATCACTCAACaa CGTTGTTTCTTGGTATCAACGAGCCCGTAGATGGAACAAG AAGGCGATCCCCATCTTGGTAGGAACAAAGTTTGATGAGTTTGTTCAGCTTCCATTCGAGATGCAATGGACAATATCGAATCAA GCTAGAACATATGCAAGAGCGATGGATTCACCTTTATTTTTCTCGAGTGCCAGTCACAATATTAACGTGAATAAGATTTTTAAGTTTATCGTCGCGAAATTGTTTAATTTGAAGTGGACAGTGGAGAGAAATTTGACGATCGGAGAGCCTATTattgatttttag